Proteins found in one Fibrobacter sp. genomic segment:
- a CDS encoding UDP-N-acetylmuramoyl-L-alanyl-D-glutamate--2,6-diaminopimelate ligase, whose translation AWLTSDNPRTENPADIINDVRAGMKTDKFSVVENREEAIYKACAELKDGDWLVIAGKGHEDYQIIGKTKHHFDDREIAVKAMEKC comes from the coding sequence GCCTGGCTCACTTCGGACAATCCCCGTACCGAAAACCCCGCCGACATCATCAACGACGTGCGCGCCGGCATGAAGACGGACAAGTTCTCCGTGGTGGAAAACCGCGAAGAGGCCATTTACAAGGCCTGTGCCGAACTGAAGGACGGTGACTGGCTGGTGATTGCAGGCAAGGGCCACGAGGACTACCAGATTATCGGAAAGACTAAACATCATTTTGACGACCGCGAGATTGCAGTAAAGGCTATGGAAAAATGCTGA